A stretch of the Bacillus sp. B-jedd genome encodes the following:
- the hemC gene encoding hydroxymethylbilane synthase — MRKIIVGSRRSKLALTQTNWVIEQLKSIAGPSFDFEVKEIVTKGDRILDVTLSKVGGKGLFVKEIEQAMMDKEIDMAVHSMKDMPAVLPEGLTIGCIPFREDHRDALISRDHVKLADLPAGAVIGTSSLRRSSQLLLKRPDLEIKWIRGNVDTRLEKLNNGEYDAIILAAAGLSRLGWAKEVVTEFIDADMCIPAVGQGALAIECREDDKELLELFEKFTCKKTAVAVRAERSFLQKMEGGCQVPIAGFATAEEGGQITLNVLVASPDGKEVYKETVNGTDPEKLGIEAADLLTEKGAKQLIDRVKEELENE; from the coding sequence ATGAGAAAAATTATTGTAGGTTCCAGACGGAGCAAATTGGCTTTGACACAGACGAACTGGGTTATTGAGCAATTGAAAAGCATTGCCGGTCCTTCCTTTGACTTCGAAGTGAAGGAAATTGTAACGAAAGGGGACCGGATCCTTGATGTTACGTTATCAAAAGTAGGCGGTAAAGGCCTTTTTGTTAAAGAAATCGAACAGGCGATGATGGATAAGGAAATCGATATGGCCGTCCACAGTATGAAGGACATGCCTGCTGTTCTGCCTGAAGGGCTTACAATAGGCTGCATCCCGTTCCGTGAGGACCATCGTGACGCACTGATTTCCAGAGACCATGTAAAGCTGGCCGATCTGCCTGCCGGTGCGGTTATTGGAACGAGCAGCCTCCGCCGCAGCTCCCAGCTTTTGCTTAAGCGGCCCGACCTTGAAATTAAATGGATCCGCGGAAATGTCGATACTCGCCTTGAAAAGCTGAATAATGGCGAATATGATGCGATTATCCTTGCCGCCGCGGGCCTTTCACGCCTTGGCTGGGCAAAGGAAGTTGTCACTGAATTCATAGATGCCGACATGTGCATCCCGGCTGTCGGCCAGGGAGCGCTGGCAATAGAATGCCGCGAGGATGACAAGGAACTTCTGGAGCTTTTTGAGAAATTCACTTGCAAAAAAACGGCTGTCGCCGTCAGGGCCGAACGGTCCTTCCTGCAAAAAATGGAAGGCGGCTGCCAAGTGCCGATTGCCGGTTTCGCCACTGCTGAAGAAGGCGGACAGATTACATTAAACGTGCTCGTCGCTTCGCCGGACGGGAAGGAAGTTTATAAAGAAACAGTTAATGGGACCGACCCTGAAAAGCTTGGTATCGAAGCGGCTGACCTGCTTACTGAAAAAGGCGCCAAGCAGCTGATTGACAGGGTGAAAGAGGAGTTGGAGAATGAATGA